A DNA window from Hydrogenophaga taeniospiralis contains the following coding sequences:
- the rfbA gene encoding glucose-1-phosphate thymidylyltransferase RfbA gives MQRKGIILAGGSGTRLYPVTQAVSKQLMPVYDKPMIYYPLSTLMLAGIRDILIISTPHDTPRFSELLGDGSQWGLNLQYAVQPSPDGLAQAFIIGEDFIGNDPSALVLGDNIFYGHDFAALLHNATERADGATVFAYHVNDPHRYGVAEFDPTGRVLSLEEKPAQPKSNYAVTGLYFYDQQVAALAKDLKPSPRGELEITDLNRLYLEANQLHVEVMGRGYAWLDTGTHDSLLEAGQFIATLEKRQGLKVACPEEIAFRSGWINVEQVQALIQPLAKNGYGQYLQQILKEALR, from the coding sequence ATGCAAAGAAAAGGCATCATCCTGGCCGGCGGTTCCGGCACCCGGCTCTACCCCGTGACCCAGGCGGTGAGCAAACAGCTCATGCCGGTGTACGACAAGCCGATGATCTACTACCCGCTGAGCACCCTGATGCTCGCCGGCATCCGCGACATCCTGATCATCTCCACACCGCACGACACGCCGCGCTTCAGCGAACTGCTGGGCGACGGCAGCCAGTGGGGACTGAACCTGCAGTACGCCGTGCAGCCCAGCCCGGACGGCCTGGCGCAGGCCTTCATCATTGGTGAAGACTTCATCGGCAACGACCCTTCGGCCCTGGTGCTGGGCGACAACATCTTCTACGGCCACGACTTCGCGGCCCTGCTGCACAACGCCACCGAACGCGCCGACGGCGCCACCGTCTTCGCCTACCACGTCAACGACCCGCACCGCTATGGCGTGGCCGAGTTCGATCCGACGGGGCGGGTGTTGAGCCTGGAAGAAAAACCGGCCCAGCCCAAGAGCAACTACGCCGTGACCGGCCTCTATTTCTACGACCAGCAGGTGGCCGCACTGGCCAAGGACCTCAAGCCCTCGCCGCGTGGCGAGCTCGAGATCACCGACCTGAACCGCCTGTACCTCGAAGCCAACCAGCTGCACGTCGAAGTCATGGGCCGGGGCTACGCCTGGCTCGACACCGGCACACACGACAGCCTGCTCGAAGCCGGCCAGTTCATCGCCACACTGGAAAAGCGCCAGGGCCTGAAGGTGGCCTGCCCGGAAGAGATCGCCTTCCGCAGCGGCTGGATCAACGTCGAACAGGTGCAAGCCCTGATCCAGCCACTGGCCAAGAACGGCTACGGCCAGTACCTGCAACAGATCCTCAAAGAAGCGCTGCGCTGA
- the rfbC gene encoding dTDP-4-dehydrorhamnose 3,5-epimerase: MKATPLAIPEVILFEPKVFGDDRGFFYESFNQARFEEAVGYQVDFVQDNHSKSRQGVLRGLHYQIQQAQGKLVRVAQGEVFDVAVDIRRSSPTFGQWVGAILSAENKHQLWVPKGFAHGFVVLSETAEFLYKTSDYYAPAHERCIVWDDPDLAIDWHTPVTPLLSAKDQAGASFQQAEVFA; the protein is encoded by the coding sequence ATGAAAGCCACACCCCTCGCCATTCCCGAAGTCATCCTGTTCGAGCCCAAGGTCTTTGGCGACGACCGTGGTTTCTTCTACGAGAGCTTCAACCAGGCCCGCTTCGAGGAAGCCGTGGGCTACCAAGTCGATTTCGTGCAGGACAACCACTCCAAGTCCCGCCAGGGTGTGCTGCGTGGCCTGCACTACCAGATCCAGCAGGCCCAGGGCAAGCTGGTGCGCGTGGCGCAGGGCGAGGTGTTCGACGTGGCGGTAGACATCCGCCGCAGTTCGCCCACCTTCGGCCAATGGGTGGGCGCCATCCTGAGCGCAGAAAACAAGCACCAGCTCTGGGTACCCAAGGGCTTTGCCCACGGCTTCGTGGTGCTCAGTGAAACCGCCGAATTCCTCTACAAAACCAGCGACTACTACGCGCCGGCCCACGAGCGCTGCATCGTCTGGGACGACCCCGATCTGGCGATCGACTGGCACACCCCTGTCACCCCATTGCTATCGGCCAAGGACCAGGCTGGCGCCTCTTTCCAACAAGCCGAGGTCTTCGCCTGA
- a CDS encoding mannose-1-phosphate guanylyltransferase/mannose-6-phosphate isomerase, whose amino-acid sequence MKLISVVLSGGAGTRLWPASRQAYPKPFMKLGGSALLEQAITRGQACGTDDLLIVTNQDHLFLTQGLLSDMADPPRVRYLLEPKGRNTAPAIALAALDCQATHGDDAVMLVLPADHLIPDTEAFVANALEAVRQAQKGQLVVFGIQPTSPETGFGYIEVAKLGRDVQPVLKFVEKPDLATAQEYLATGRFYWNSGMFCFTAGAMLAALTQHAPDVLQAAGKALAQSTTQAMSLPDEPNPPHVTRFQAHSFGLQPDISIDYAVMERANNVTLVPARFGWSDVGAWPAVAQAHTPDASGNTLGAADGADWVAVNTTGTHVHVDSHCHKVVATVGVQDLVVVDTPDALLVTTKREAQNVKRVVDALKERHINSPHHQSTLLPPAVHRPWGTYATLKEEDGYKVKRITVKPGQSLSLQYHHQRAEHWMLVHGRGIVQIGDVEYPTVPGEYRYIPLKEKHRLTNTGPDELVLIEVQCGDYLGEDDIVRLSDTYGRL is encoded by the coding sequence ATGAAACTGATCTCAGTCGTCCTTTCAGGCGGCGCCGGCACCCGCCTGTGGCCGGCCTCACGCCAAGCCTACCCCAAGCCCTTCATGAAGCTCGGCGGCAGCGCCTTGCTGGAACAAGCCATCACCCGCGGCCAGGCTTGCGGCACCGACGATCTGCTCATCGTCACCAACCAGGACCACCTGTTCCTCACCCAGGGGCTGCTGTCGGACATGGCCGACCCGCCGCGGGTGCGCTACCTGCTGGAACCCAAAGGCCGCAACACCGCCCCCGCCATTGCACTGGCGGCACTGGACTGCCAGGCCACCCACGGCGACGACGCGGTCATGCTGGTGCTGCCCGCCGACCACCTGATTCCCGACACCGAAGCTTTCGTGGCCAATGCGCTCGAAGCCGTGCGCCAGGCCCAGAAAGGCCAGTTGGTGGTGTTCGGCATCCAGCCCACCAGCCCGGAAACCGGCTTCGGCTATATCGAAGTGGCCAAGCTGGGGCGGGACGTGCAGCCGGTGCTCAAGTTCGTGGAAAAGCCCGATCTGGCCACGGCGCAGGAGTATCTGGCCACCGGGCGCTTTTACTGGAACAGCGGCATGTTCTGCTTCACAGCCGGCGCCATGCTGGCGGCGCTGACCCAGCATGCGCCCGACGTGCTGCAGGCTGCGGGCAAGGCCCTGGCCCAGTCCACCACCCAGGCGATGTCGTTGCCCGACGAACCCAACCCGCCCCACGTCACCCGCTTTCAGGCGCACAGCTTCGGCCTGCAGCCCGACATCAGCATCGACTACGCCGTGATGGAGCGCGCCAACAACGTGACCCTTGTGCCGGCCCGCTTCGGCTGGAGCGATGTGGGGGCCTGGCCCGCCGTGGCGCAAGCCCACACGCCCGACGCCAGCGGCAACACCTTGGGTGCCGCCGACGGCGCCGACTGGGTCGCCGTCAACACCACCGGAACCCATGTGCACGTTGACAGCCACTGCCACAAGGTCGTGGCCACGGTGGGGGTGCAAGACCTGGTGGTGGTTGACACCCCCGACGCCCTTCTCGTCACCACCAAACGCGAGGCACAAAACGTCAAACGCGTGGTGGACGCACTCAAGGAACGCCACATCAACAGCCCGCACCACCAGAGCACCCTGCTGCCGCCCGCGGTGCACCGCCCCTGGGGCACCTACGCGACCCTGAAGGAAGAAGATGGCTACAAGGTCAAGCGCATCACCGTCAAGCCCGGCCAGAGCCTGAGCCTGCAGTACCACCACCAGCGCGCCGAACACTGGATGCTGGTGCACGGCCGCGGCATCGTGCAGATTGGCGATGTGGAGTACCCCACCGTGCCCGGTGAATACCGCTACATCCCGTTGAAAGAAAAGCACCGCTTGACCAACACCGGCCCCGATGAACTGGTGCTGATCGAAGTCCAGTGCGGCGACTACCTGGGCGAAGACGACATTGTTCGTCTGTCCGACACCTACGGGCGGTTGTGA
- a CDS encoding ABC transporter permease, whose translation MDMIRALWAYRGFILGSVKREFQTKYRNSLLGAAWNIINPLSMIVVYTLIFSQLMKARLPGVESTYGFSIYLCTGILTWGLFAEITTRATGMFLEHANLLKKLSFPRLCLPVTVVSNAVLNFGIVFGLFTLFLLLSGNFPGWAVLALVPLLLLLVLFAIGIGITLGVLNVFFRDVGQFFGIFLSFWFWFTPIVYPISILPDSVKFLMNFNPMARLMAAFQTVLMTGEWPNWTSLWPVVVLATALCIFGLRLFRKRSGEMVDEL comes from the coding sequence ATGGACATGATCCGGGCCCTGTGGGCTTACCGGGGTTTCATTCTCGGCAGCGTCAAACGCGAGTTCCAGACCAAATACCGCAACTCCCTGCTGGGCGCGGCGTGGAACATCATCAACCCGCTGTCGATGATCGTGGTCTACACGCTCATCTTTTCGCAGCTGATGAAAGCCCGGCTGCCGGGCGTTGAGAGCACCTACGGATTCAGCATCTACCTCTGCACCGGCATCCTGACCTGGGGCCTGTTCGCCGAGATCACCACCCGCGCCACCGGCATGTTTCTCGAACATGCCAACCTGCTGAAGAAACTGAGCTTTCCCCGACTGTGCCTGCCAGTCACAGTGGTCAGCAACGCAGTGCTCAACTTCGGCATCGTCTTCGGCCTCTTCACCCTCTTCCTGCTGCTGTCCGGCAACTTCCCTGGTTGGGCCGTCCTGGCGCTGGTGCCTCTGCTGCTGCTGCTGGTGCTGTTTGCCATCGGCATCGGCATCACCCTGGGCGTGCTCAACGTCTTCTTCCGCGACGTGGGCCAGTTCTTCGGCATCTTCCTGTCCTTCTGGTTCTGGTTCACCCCAATCGTTTACCCCATCAGCATCCTGCCCGACTCGGTGAAGTTCCTCATGAACTTCAACCCGATGGCGCGGCTGATGGCCGCCTTTCAGACCGTGCTGATGACTGGCGAGTGGCCGAACTGGACCAGCCTGTGGCCCGTGGTCGTTCTGGCCACCGCTCTGTGCATCTTCGGTCTGCGCCTGTTCCGCAAGCGCTCGGGCGAGATGGTCGACGAACTCTGA
- a CDS encoding ABC transporter ATP-binding protein, translating into MGTITVSNLGKAYKQYPTRWARLAEWLIPFHPQRHTLKWVLQGINFTVTPGEAVGIIGINGAGKSTLLKMITGTTQPTTGSVRMTGRVAAMLELGMGFHPDFTGRQNAFMAGQLLGYTVEEIARLMPGIEAFAEIGDYIDQPVRVYSSGMQMRLAFSVATAHRPDILIVDEALSVGDAYFVHKSFARIKQFREEGTTLLIVSHDKQAIQSICDRAILLNAGQLVMQGEPEAVMDYYNALLADHQNQQVTQEVREDGKVQTISGTGEATVTAIALVDEANRPLEVVDVGQAVRLRIEVTSHRAIDRLVLGYGIKDRLGQVIYGTNTHLKNQPLLNVAAGERCLFDIAFPANLGPGTYSVQTAIVSTDTHLSNNYEWRDLALVFNVVNMNKSHFAGCAWIDPVIGISRT; encoded by the coding sequence ATGGGTACCATCACCGTCTCCAACCTGGGCAAGGCCTACAAACAGTACCCGACACGCTGGGCGCGTCTGGCCGAATGGCTCATTCCGTTCCACCCCCAACGGCACACCCTCAAGTGGGTGTTGCAAGGCATCAACTTCACCGTCACCCCGGGTGAAGCCGTCGGCATCATCGGCATCAACGGGGCGGGCAAGAGCACCCTGCTCAAGATGATCACCGGCACGACCCAGCCCACCACCGGCAGCGTGCGCATGACCGGCCGCGTGGCCGCCATGCTGGAACTCGGCATGGGCTTCCACCCGGACTTCACCGGGCGGCAAAACGCCTTCATGGCCGGCCAGCTGCTGGGCTACACGGTCGAGGAAATCGCGCGGCTGATGCCTGGGATCGAAGCCTTCGCCGAAATCGGTGACTACATCGACCAGCCCGTGCGGGTCTACAGCAGTGGCATGCAGATGCGGCTGGCCTTCAGCGTGGCAACCGCGCACCGGCCCGACATCCTCATTGTGGATGAAGCGCTTTCGGTCGGCGACGCGTATTTCGTGCACAAGAGCTTTGCGCGCATCAAGCAGTTTCGCGAAGAAGGTACGACCCTGCTCATCGTCAGCCATGACAAGCAGGCCATTCAGAGCATTTGCGACCGTGCCATCCTGTTAAATGCTGGGCAACTGGTCATGCAGGGTGAACCCGAGGCGGTGATGGACTACTACAACGCCTTGCTCGCCGACCATCAGAACCAGCAAGTCACGCAAGAGGTAAGAGAAGACGGCAAGGTGCAAACCATCTCGGGTACCGGTGAGGCCACAGTTACCGCCATTGCACTGGTTGATGAAGCAAACCGGCCTCTAGAGGTGGTTGACGTTGGGCAGGCCGTGCGTTTACGCATCGAAGTCACCTCGCACCGAGCCATTGACCGCTTGGTGCTGGGCTACGGCATCAAAGACCGCTTGGGTCAAGTTATTTACGGTACCAACACCCACCTGAAAAATCAGCCGCTGCTCAACGTTGCGGCTGGGGAGCGGTGCTTGTTTGACATTGCTTTCCCAGCCAACCTTGGGCCTGGTACTTACTCGGTGCAAACCGCCATTGTGAGTACCGACACCCATTTGTCCAACAACTACGAATGGCGGGACTTGGCCTTGGTCTTCAATGTGGTCAACATGAACAAGTCGCATTTTGCCGGCTGTGCTTGGATAGACCCAGTCATCGGAATCTCCCGTACATGA
- a CDS encoding FkbM family methyltransferase, whose translation MSIISYAQNFEDVMLWRALGHVCDGFYIDVGAQDPYLHSVSLAFYQQGWRGVHVEPTQQYSDKLRSARPDELVLQVALGKAEGILTFFEFADTGLSTASAEIAEQHRSKGFNSKKTSVPVLTLDTVLTSQGDRDVHWLKVDVEGAEKDVLAGWKSSLVRPWVVVIEATRPLSATTTHEEWEHLILQKGYTFAYFDGLNRFYVSSAHSELIEKFRSPPNVFDPFALAADHHLCRLAVHETHKAREETLRSASLVRQYSESTRTLESKLAERNGYIRQLEAAHARLSNDLLAAQNTWRELAQSMIAMRTSASWRLTAPMRWLSIQMRLLLIHGFRRRLTMAIIKLRGGEPPHTERSHASAPAAEHQTATGNAGSDADPTPRTRQIHQILINAKNQE comes from the coding sequence ATGAGCATTATTTCCTACGCCCAGAACTTCGAAGACGTCATGCTGTGGCGGGCACTCGGACATGTTTGTGACGGCTTCTACATAGATGTCGGCGCTCAGGATCCATACCTGCATTCGGTCAGTCTCGCCTTCTATCAACAGGGATGGCGAGGTGTGCATGTTGAACCGACGCAGCAGTACTCGGACAAGCTACGCTCGGCACGTCCCGATGAGTTGGTGCTGCAGGTAGCGCTGGGCAAGGCAGAAGGAATCCTGACATTCTTCGAGTTCGCGGACACCGGACTTTCCACTGCAAGCGCCGAAATTGCCGAGCAACACCGATCCAAAGGCTTCAACTCCAAGAAGACCTCTGTACCCGTCTTGACCCTGGACACGGTGCTGACGTCCCAGGGAGACCGAGACGTGCACTGGTTAAAGGTAGACGTGGAGGGGGCCGAGAAGGATGTGCTTGCGGGCTGGAAGTCTTCACTGGTCCGCCCATGGGTTGTGGTCATCGAAGCGACCCGGCCCTTGTCGGCCACCACAACCCATGAAGAGTGGGAACACCTGATCCTCCAAAAGGGATACACATTCGCATACTTTGACGGACTCAACAGGTTTTACGTATCCAGCGCGCACAGTGAGCTGATTGAAAAATTCAGATCTCCGCCCAACGTATTTGACCCGTTTGCCCTGGCTGCGGACCATCACCTGTGCCGGCTGGCAGTCCACGAGACCCACAAGGCGCGCGAAGAAACCCTTCGCAGCGCCAGCCTGGTTCGTCAGTACTCGGAAAGCACTCGGACGCTTGAATCCAAGCTAGCTGAACGCAATGGGTACATACGTCAGTTGGAGGCGGCCCACGCCAGATTGAGCAATGATTTGCTCGCGGCACAGAACACCTGGCGGGAGCTTGCCCAATCGATGATCGCCATGCGGACCAGCGCTTCCTGGCGCCTCACGGCCCCGATGCGCTGGCTGAGCATCCAGATGCGCTTGCTTCTGATCCACGGCTTTCGGCGGCGGTTGACGATGGCGATCATCAAGCTCCGGGGCGGGGAGCCGCCGCACACCGAACGGAGCCATGCCAGTGCACCGGCCGCTGAACATCAGACAGCCACAGGGAATGCGGGGAGCGACGCCGATCCAACCCCCCGGACCCGACAGATACACCAGATTCTGATCAACGCGAAGAACCAAGAATAG